The following are encoded together in the Desulfovibrio desulfuricans DSM 642 genome:
- a CDS encoding phosphotransferase enzyme family protein yields MALQQNDSLSDQAVTQLARQALQQYPPEMQGTLHLLCRSENATFLVQTSNSRYALRVHRENYHSHINIMGELMWLDALQQDTGIVTPKALSSMGGQRVLTLHLPDGSHRNIVLFQWIEGDMPTVHLDPHAFRQLGEVAARLHQHSRQWQKPAGFQRIVWNHESMVGPRAHWGDWRASPGLPREDALLLEAALNCIGEKLRAYGQSDQRYGLIHADLRLTNLLLHKDGTRVIDFDDCGMGWFVHDIAAAMSFEEHCPLAPRWLENWLQGYEMVSHLDAQDEAMIPHMIMQRRIQMTAWMATHANTETARNLGAHWLEHTVRLCRRYLEGGMPLGAL; encoded by the coding sequence ATGGCACTTCAGCAAAATGACTCGCTCAGCGATCAGGCCGTAACGCAACTGGCACGGCAGGCGTTGCAGCAATACCCCCCGGAAATGCAGGGAACCCTGCACCTGCTCTGCCGTTCAGAAAACGCAACATTTCTTGTCCAGACCAGCAACAGCCGTTATGCCCTGCGTGTGCACCGCGAAAATTATCACTCGCATATCAATATAATGGGCGAGCTGATGTGGCTGGATGCCTTGCAGCAAGATACCGGCATCGTCACGCCAAAGGCCCTGTCCAGCATGGGGGGCCAAAGGGTGTTGACCCTGCACCTTCCAGACGGATCACACAGAAATATCGTTCTTTTTCAGTGGATTGAAGGCGATATGCCAACAGTGCACCTAGACCCGCACGCCTTTCGGCAGCTTGGCGAGGTCGCGGCGCGCCTCCACCAGCATAGCCGGCAATGGCAAAAACCGGCAGGATTCCAGCGCATTGTCTGGAACCACGAAAGCATGGTTGGCCCGCGCGCCCATTGGGGGGACTGGCGGGCAAGCCCCGGCCTGCCACGCGAGGACGCCCTGCTTCTGGAGGCGGCCTTGAACTGTATTGGCGAAAAACTGCGCGCCTACGGCCAGTCTGACCAGCGTTATGGCCTGATTCACGCTGATCTGCGCCTAACCAATCTGCTGCTGCACAAGGACGGTACGCGCGTCATTGATTTTGACGATTGCGGCATGGGCTGGTTTGTTCACGACATTGCCGCGGCCATGAGCTTTGAGGAACACTGCCCGCTGGCCCCCCGCTGGCTGGAAAACTGGCTTCAGGGATATGAGATGGTCAGTCATCTGGATGCTCAGGATGAAGCCATGATCCCGCATATGATCATGCAGCGGCGTATCCAGATGACAGCATGGATGGCCACACACGCCAATACCGAGACAGCCCGCAACCTCGGCGCACACTGGCTTGAACACACGGTGCGCCTGTGCAGACGCTACCTTGAGGGAGGCATGCCCTTGGGCGCGTTATGA